Part of the Bacillus cabrialesii genome is shown below.
GTGATCGTCCGGCCGATATAATCGCTGACCGTAACAATCTGCGCAACAGAATCGATGCAAACCTCACCTTCTGCCTGGCTGATTTTATCGTAAGCGAACATTTCGTTGTGAACGCTTAAAATAAAAACAGCGTCTGGCGCCTGTTTCTTCAGTTTCGGCACCCAGCTTGGGCGATTACAGACATGCACTAGATCAAAACGGCCGTTTTTCAGCTCTTCTCCAACCGCTTCTTCATAACGGTCTTCATCCAAGTGAACATAATGGACACCGTCTGCGGTTTCTCTATCAGCGAGATTTGGGTCTTTAATAGAAAACACAGTCACCTCATGTTTTTTGGCAATCAAAGGGGCAACCGCTTCGAGGTAGATTTGAATGGCGCCTCCTCGAACCGAGGGGACAGGAAGCTTCTCTGTGGCGATCAGTGCTATTTTCATACATAGCCTCCATTCCTGCGTGATTTTTAACTAGTTAGAATCATGATACGGCTGAACAACCAACTTGTGCGGAATGGGACTGCCCCAAAAACAAAACGGGTAAACAACTATATTCTTCTATCAAATATAGTCACATATCTCAATCATTTTTTGCTTTTGATTCATAAGGTAGGAGTAAAACAGGTAAGGATGTGTCCTTTAATGGCAGAAAACCAAGAAGTCATTGAGGAGGGGAATTCATCAGAGCTTCCTTTATCAGCAGAAGATGAAAGAAAATTAACCGAACTGGCTGAAAATGTGCTTCAAGGATGGGATATACAGGCTGAAAAAATAGACGTCATTCAGGGAAACCAGATGGCGCTTGTATGGAAGGTTCACACAGGCTCCGGCGCGGTTTGTCTGAAACGAATACACAGGCCAGAGAAGAAAGCCTTGTTTTCCATTTTCGCACAGGATTATTTAGCAAAAAAAGGCATGAATGTTCCCGGCATACTCCCAAACAAAAAAGGCAGCCTATATTCCAAGCACGGCTCCTTTCTATTTGTCGTCTATGACTGGATCGAAGGAAGGCCGTTTGAGCTGACTGTAAAGCCCGATTTGGAGTTTATCATGAAAGGCCTTGCTGATTTTCACACAGCTTCCGTCGGTTATCAGCCGCCAAATGGCGTTCCCGTATTCACCAAACTGGGGCGCTGGCCGAATCACTACACGAAACGGTGCAAACAGATGGAAACGTGGAAGCTGATGGCGCAGATGGATAAAGAAGATCCCTTCTCACAGCTTTATCTTCAGGAGATAGACAGCTTTATTGAAGACGGACTGCGCATCAAAGACCGGCTTTTGCAGTCGTCCTATGTTCCATGGACAGAACAGCTGAAAAAAAGCCCTAACCTTTGTCACCAGGATTATGGAACCGGAAATACCCTCTTAGGCGAAAACGAACAGATTTGGGTCATCGACTTAGATACCGTATCATTTGATTTGCCTATTCGCGATTTGCGCAAAATGATTATTCCTCTGTTGGATACTACGGGCGTTTGGGATGAAGAAACATTTCATGTCATGCTGAACGCTTATGAATCCAGAGCGCCATTAACTGATGAACAAAAACAAGTCATGTTTATTGATATGCTGTTTCCTTATGAGCTTTACGACGTCATTCGCGAAAAATACGTCCGCAAGTCTGCTTTACCGAAGGAAGAATTAGAGTCGGCTTTTGAATATGAACGCATAAAAGCAAACGCATTGCAGCAGCTGATTTAAATCCATCATTTCCCCCGCATATCGGGGGTTTGATCTTTATAAGATAAAGGGTAAGTGTAAATGTAAAATAAATACATACGGAGGTTGCAAACATGAAAAAGATTGTCGGCGCCATAGCGGTTTTTGTGATAACATATGCGCTGTTTTCAGCCGCAGGCTACCTGTTTCCTATTGACCAAGAATGGTACAATTCATTGAAAAAACCGGACTGGACGCCAAGCGGATCTGCGATCGGCATCATTTGGGCCATCCTGTTTGCCCTGATCTCCCTTTCAGCTGCCATTGTGTATGCCGCGTTTTCATTTAAACATGCGAAAAGCTTTTGGCTTACGCTTTTGATGAACTATGTGCTGAATCAGGCATTCAGCTATTTTCAATTTACCCAAAAGAATTTGCTGGCTGCATCGATTGACTGCCTGCTTGTCGCCATCACAGCACTCATTTTAATAATCGTAACGAAAACATACAGCAGAGCCTCAAGCTATCTTCTTTTGCCTTATGTTTTATGGAGTGCATTTGCTACGTTCTTATCCTTTACAATCTATTCAATGAATCTGTAAAACAAAAAGCCGCTCTAACAGCGGCTTTTTTTACATCATCGGCTGAATTCCCCAAATGTCTTTCGCATATTCCCGGATCGTGCGGTCGCTGGAGAAATAACCAGAATGGGCAATGTTTAAAATCGAACGCTCAGACCATTTTCGCCGATCGCGATAATCAGCTTGAATACGCTCCTGCGCATCCGCATATGAGCTGAAATCCTTCAGTACAAAATACTCATCATTATGCGGAAGCAGCGAGTCATAAATCGATTCAAATTCATCTGCTTCCCCTTCAAAAAAACCGTTGATCAGCTGATCCGCTACCTGTCTGATTCTGCGGTCATGCTGATAATATTCCCTCGATCTATAGCCGCCGTTTTCCTGATACGATAGAACGTCATCCGCTTTTAAACCGAATGTGTAAATACAATCAGATCCCACCCGCTCAAGAATCTCAATATTGGCGCCGTCATGCGTGCCGATCGTCAAAGCGCCGTTCATCATAAACTTCATATTTCCTGTACCAGACGCTTCCTTGCTTGCGGTTGAAATTTGTTCACTTACATCTGATGCCGGAAAAATCCGCTCGGCCATAGAAACTCTGTAGTTTTCCAAAAAAACAATCTTAATGAGCTGTTTGACTGCCGGGTCATAGTTGACTTTTTCCGCGACAGAATGGATCAGCTTAATGATTTTCTTGGCATAGTGATAGCTCGGTGAAGCCTTTGCCCCGAAAATAAAGGTTTGCGGATAAATTGAAAATCCCGAATCCTCCTTGAGCCGGTTATACAAATACATAATATGAAGAACATTCAGAAGCTGCCGTTTGTATGCATGAAGCCGTTTCACCTGAACGTCGAATATGCTGTCAGGATTCACAACAACCCCCGCCGTGCAAAAAATCAAATCGGCAAGCTCTTGTTTTTTCCTGCTTTTGTTGGTTTGAAACTGTTCAATAAAAGCAGGATCAGAGGCATACGGTTCTAAGCGGATCAGTGATTCCGGCTGTTTCACCCATTCATTTCCTATCGCCTCCGTGATGATGGCAGATAAGCCTGGATTCGCTTTTAGCAGCCAGCGCCTGTGGGCAATTCCATTCGTCTTATTGTTAAAACGATTCGGGAACAGCAAATGAAAGTCTCGCATTTCCCTTTCCTTTAAAATATCGGAATGAATTTTGGCAACGCCGTTTACACTGTAGCTGCCCACTATAGCCAGATGAGCCATTTTGACGACACCATGCGCCGTAATCGCCATGTCCTCTATTCGTTTCCAGTCTCCAGGATACTTCTCCCAAACCGCACGGCAAAACCTTTCATTAATCTCCTCAATAATCATATACATTCGCGGGAGCAGCGGCTTAAACAAATGAATCGGCCATTTCTCCAGCGCTTCTGACAATGTCGTATGATTTGTATAAGAAATCGTATGTACGGTGATATGCCAGGCCTCTTCCCAGCTCATGTTCTCTTCATCAAGCAATATCCGCATCAGCTCAGGCACCGCCAGCGCGGGATGGGTGTCATTAATATGAATGCTCACTCTTTTATGCAGGCCGGATAAAGATTTATTTGTTTTTCGGTAATTGTTCACAATGCTTTTTAAGCTTGCGCATACTAAAAAATACTGCTGCTTCAGCCGTAAAATTTTCCCCTCGTCATGAGTGTCATCGGGATATAAAAATTCAGAAACAGCTTCTGTTTCCCGCTTATAAGACAAAATATTGCCGCCATGATAATGCGCATAGGGCTCGGCGTTCCAAAGCCTTAACGTATTAACGGTGCCCGTTTCATACCCGATAATCGGGATATCATATGGAACGGCGGTAACGATTGTAGCTTGCTCGTGGCGGAAATGCAGACGCCCGTTTTTTTCTGTCATATGGACCTCGCCCCAAAACGGCACGTCAACAGCCTGATCTGCATTTCTTACTTCCCATACATTCCCGTTTTTCAGCCATTGCTCAGGCAGCTCCACCTGATGTCCGTCTACAATTTTTTGCTCAAACAAGCCATGCTTATAACGGATGCCCATTCCGTGTCCCGGCAGGTTCAATGAAGCGAGCGAATCTAAAAAGCATGCGGCTAAGCGCCCAAGCCCGCCATTGCCTAGACCTGCATCACTTTCTATCTGAAGGATCTCCTCTAAATTAATGCCGACTTCCTTTAAGCCTGCTTCTACCACATCACGAACGCCAAGATTCATTAAATTTTGTTCAAGGAGCTGACCGAGAAGAAATTCGATTGACAAATAATATGTCTGCTTTCCGGAATTGGACCTGCTTTTCTCATTGGTCTGGATCCAATCAGCGCTGATATACTCTCTGACCATATTGCCCAACGTTTTATATTGATCGAGCTTGGCAGAGTCTTTAAAGCTTTTTCCGCACGTCATTTCCAGACGCTTTAAAAATAAGGCTGCAAAGCGTTCTTTACTCGAGAACATCCCGTCCACTCCTTGTCACATGCTCGAAAATGCGCTGATATTCTTTCGCTGACTGCTCCCAACTGTAATCTGCAGTCATTGCGGCCTTCATGAGGCTCTTCCATACATCCTGTTGACGATAAAACGACAGCGCCCTCTCAATCGTAAACTTCAGATCATGCGCATTGAAGGCAGAGAACGTAAAGCCATTGCCCGTTCCCTCTTCCTCCTGATAGGAACGGACAGTGTCGTAAAGGCCGCCCGTCTCCCTGACAATCGGAATGGCGCCATATTGAAGAGCAATGAGCTGCCCCAAGCCGCACGGCTCAAATTTCGACGGCATCAAAAACATATCAGAGCCCGCATAAATTTGATGGGCAAGCGGCTCATCAAACCCAATGTACGCTCGGCACTTCTCATAAAAAGCAAATTCCGCGTACCGGAAATAATCTTCAAATTCGCGTTCCCCTGTGCCCAGCACAATCAGTTGTATGTCCTGCTCCTCAAGAAGCTCATGCATAATTCTGCGGACAAGATCAAGGCCCTTTTGTTTAGTGAGCCTTGTCACCATACTGATCAGCGGAATATCGTTTCGCTCTGGAAGTCCCATCCGCCTCTGAAGCCTCGTTTTATTTTCTTCCTTGCATGCAAGATGCTCTGAATCATAATGCGCCTCTATATAGGGATCGCTTTTCGGATGATAGAACGTATCATCAATGCCGTTTAATATGCCGGTTACGTCATTTTCCCTATATCGCAAAACCTGATCCAGCTGTTCACCATAATAAGGCGTCAATATTTCATTTCTGTAAGTAGGGCTAACAGTTGTCACATGATCAGCCGCAATGATGCCCGCCTTCATAAAATTAACAAATCCGTTGCATTCTAACCTTTCATAATGAAAATGATCCATCTCAAGCCCCAGCAAGTCATGTGTGACATCAGGAGGGAATATGCCTTGAAACTGCAGGTTGTGGATTGTGAGCACGCATTTCATCCGCTCATAAAAAGGATGTTTTTTGTATTCTTCTTTCAGCAAATAATTGACCATCGCTGTATGCCAGTCATGAGTATGAACAATATCAGCTTGAACATTCACAGCTTCGGCGGCCTCCAGCACCGCTCTTGAAAAAAAAGCAAACCGTTCACCGTCATCATAATGCCCGTACAACGAATCCCTGTTAAAATAATATTCATTGTCGATGAAATAATAATTCACATCATCTTCGGCCAGATGGTCAATACCGCAATATTGCTGACGCCAGCCGACGGCAACCGTACACTCAGCCGCTTTTTTCATGCGCTTTTTCCAACGCTCAGGTATTTGGCTGTACTTCGGCAGCATCACAGTTACTTCATTGCCTAATTGCGAAAGTGCCTTTGGCAGAGCGCCGGCTACATCGGCAAGACCTCCTGATTTCACAAACGGAGTACATTCAGACACAGCAAATAATACCTTCAAGAGTTCATCAGCTCTCCTTGCACCAAACCTTTTCTTAATACAAGCGGCTGCTCAGCTGTTCCCGCAGCCTCCGTCGCATTGCCGATTTTAACGTCCTTATCAGAAATGACCTGCTCAAGCAG
Proteins encoded:
- the glgP gene encoding glycogen phosphorylase GlgP, which gives rise to MFSSKERFAALFLKRLEMTCGKSFKDSAKLDQYKTLGNMVREYISADWIQTNEKSRSNSGKQTYYLSIEFLLGQLLEQNLMNLGVRDVVEAGLKEVGINLEEILQIESDAGLGNGGLGRLAACFLDSLASLNLPGHGMGIRYKHGLFEQKIVDGHQVELPEQWLKNGNVWEVRNADQAVDVPFWGEVHMTEKNGRLHFRHEQATIVTAVPYDIPIIGYETGTVNTLRLWNAEPYAHYHGGNILSYKRETEAVSEFLYPDDTHDEGKILRLKQQYFLVCASLKSIVNNYRKTNKSLSGLHKRVSIHINDTHPALAVPELMRILLDEENMSWEEAWHITVHTISYTNHTTLSEALEKWPIHLFKPLLPRMYMIIEEINERFCRAVWEKYPGDWKRIEDMAITAHGVVKMAHLAIVGSYSVNGVAKIHSDILKEREMRDFHLLFPNRFNNKTNGIAHRRWLLKANPGLSAIITEAIGNEWVKQPESLIRLEPYASDPAFIEQFQTNKSRKKQELADLIFCTAGVVVNPDSIFDVQVKRLHAYKRQLLNVLHIMYLYNRLKEDSGFSIYPQTFIFGAKASPSYHYAKKIIKLIHSVAEKVNYDPAVKQLIKIVFLENYRVSMAERIFPASDVSEQISTASKEASGTGNMKFMMNGALTIGTHDGANIEILERVGSDCIYTFGLKADDVLSYQENGGYRSREYYQHDRRIRQVADQLINGFFEGEADEFESIYDSLLPHNDEYFVLKDFSSYADAQERIQADYRDRRKWSERSILNIAHSGYFSSDRTIREYAKDIWGIQPMM
- a CDS encoding TspO/MBR family protein — protein: MKKIVGAIAVFVITYALFSAAGYLFPIDQEWYNSLKKPDWTPSGSAIGIIWAILFALISLSAAIVYAAFSFKHAKSFWLTLLMNYVLNQAFSYFQFTQKNLLAASIDCLLVAITALILIIVTKTYSRASSYLLLPYVLWSAFATFLSFTIYSMNL
- the glgA gene encoding glycogen synthase GlgA, which encodes MKVLFAVSECTPFVKSGGLADVAGALPKALSQLGNEVTVMLPKYSQIPERWKKRMKKAAECTVAVGWRQQYCGIDHLAEDDVNYYFIDNEYYFNRDSLYGHYDDGERFAFFSRAVLEAAEAVNVQADIVHTHDWHTAMVNYLLKEEYKKHPFYERMKCVLTIHNLQFQGIFPPDVTHDLLGLEMDHFHYERLECNGFVNFMKAGIIAADHVTTVSPTYRNEILTPYYGEQLDQVLRYRENDVTGILNGIDDTFYHPKSDPYIEAHYDSEHLACKEENKTRLQRRMGLPERNDIPLISMVTRLTKQKGLDLVRRIMHELLEEQDIQLIVLGTGEREFEDYFRYAEFAFYEKCRAYIGFDEPLAHQIYAGSDMFLMPSKFEPCGLGQLIALQYGAIPIVRETGGLYDTVRSYQEEEGTGNGFTFSAFNAHDLKFTIERALSFYRQQDVWKSLMKAAMTADYSWEQSAKEYQRIFEHVTRSGRDVLE
- the cotI gene encoding spore coat kinase CotI, with amino-acid sequence MCPLMAENQEVIEEGNSSELPLSAEDERKLTELAENVLQGWDIQAEKIDVIQGNQMALVWKVHTGSGAVCLKRIHRPEKKALFSIFAQDYLAKKGMNVPGILPNKKGSLYSKHGSFLFVVYDWIEGRPFELTVKPDLEFIMKGLADFHTASVGYQPPNGVPVFTKLGRWPNHYTKRCKQMETWKLMAQMDKEDPFSQLYLQEIDSFIEDGLRIKDRLLQSSYVPWTEQLKKSPNLCHQDYGTGNTLLGENEQIWVIDLDTVSFDLPIRDLRKMIIPLLDTTGVWDEETFHVMLNAYESRAPLTDEQKQVMFIDMLFPYELYDVIREKYVRKSALPKEELESAFEYERIKANALQQLI